Proteins found in one Desulfovulcanus ferrireducens genomic segment:
- the nifA gene encoding nif-specific transcriptional activator NifA, whose product MSQSISNLKLKVLSKISHAIHNALDLEQTLHDILRVLSETLSMKRATVTLIDQQTGKLLITASYGLTKEEKNRGVYRLDEGITGRIFQTAQPYYVPDIRKEPLFLDKTGSRAIEKGRISFIGVPIILNGVPIGVLNVDRLFGDDISYEEDIDFLTVVATLIAQFISLNQKVRATVDELRRENVSLKYQLSKEARRFYIVGKSNAMLDVEHQIEKVAPTKATVLLLGESGTGKTLIARIIHEISERAKFPFIKVNCASIPANLLEAELFGYERGAFTGAEYCKQGRFEAADKGTIFLDEVGELPLGIQAKLLRVLQDKEFERLGSNKTIKVDVRIIAATNKNLQELAQKGEFRPDLYYRLNVFPIWVPPLRERKEDIPGLLNHFLQKMVKEYDRKLSFTPDALELLRRYDWPGNVREMENLVERLAIMADGQRVDVSLIRPYLSIQNIETTSSSSEPEPVQTQSTSFKKTSLKEIEKKQIIAALKRNNWIQYKAAGELGITQRQMGYRIKKFGLEELVARERARARVNKR is encoded by the coding sequence ATGAGTCAGTCAATCAGTAACTTAAAACTCAAAGTGCTCTCTAAGATTAGCCACGCTATTCATAATGCCCTCGATCTAGAACAAACCCTGCACGATATATTACGTGTCTTATCTGAAACATTAAGCATGAAAAGGGCCACAGTGACCCTCATAGATCAACAAACAGGAAAACTGCTTATTACTGCTTCCTATGGTTTAACCAAAGAAGAGAAAAATCGTGGGGTTTACAGGTTAGATGAGGGCATAACCGGGCGCATTTTTCAGACGGCACAACCTTATTACGTACCTGATATTCGCAAGGAACCTCTTTTTCTGGACAAAACCGGATCCCGGGCGATTGAAAAAGGCCGTATTTCGTTTATCGGAGTTCCTATAATTCTCAATGGCGTACCTATTGGTGTCCTGAATGTTGACCGGTTGTTTGGAGACGATATCTCTTACGAAGAAGACATTGATTTCCTTACTGTAGTTGCCACGCTCATTGCCCAATTCATAAGCCTGAACCAAAAAGTCAGGGCCACTGTTGATGAACTTCGGCGTGAAAATGTTTCTTTAAAATACCAGTTATCCAAGGAGGCTCGAAGATTTTACATTGTTGGCAAAAGTAACGCCATGCTCGACGTGGAACACCAGATTGAGAAGGTTGCTCCCACCAAGGCCACAGTGCTTCTCCTTGGCGAATCTGGCACAGGAAAAACTCTCATAGCCAGAATAATTCACGAGATTTCAGAAAGGGCAAAATTTCCATTTATCAAGGTCAATTGCGCCTCTATCCCGGCAAATCTTCTGGAAGCCGAACTTTTTGGTTACGAAAGAGGTGCATTCACAGGCGCTGAATATTGCAAACAAGGCCGCTTTGAAGCTGCAGACAAAGGAACTATATTTCTGGATGAAGTGGGAGAACTTCCACTAGGTATTCAGGCCAAACTCTTGCGAGTTTTGCAGGACAAGGAGTTCGAACGGCTGGGCAGCAACAAAACCATAAAGGTTGATGTACGCATCATTGCTGCAACCAATAAAAATTTACAGGAGCTTGCTCAAAAAGGAGAATTTCGTCCGGACCTGTACTACCGTTTAAATGTTTTTCCCATTTGGGTGCCGCCACTTAGGGAACGAAAAGAGGACATTCCCGGACTACTCAATCATTTTCTACAAAAAATGGTCAAAGAGTACGACCGTAAACTCAGCTTTACCCCTGATGCCCTGGAACTTTTAAGACGCTATGACTGGCCGGGAAATGTTCGGGAAATGGAAAACTTAGTGGAGCGATTGGCTATTATGGCTGACGGCCAACGAGTCGACGTCTCACTCATACGTCCGTATCTCTCGATCCAAAACATAGAGACCACATCATCTTCTTCAGAACCTGAACCTGTACAGACTCAAAGTACTTCTTTCAAAAAAACATCGCTAAAAGAAATTGAGAAAAAACAAATCATCGCTGCCCTTAAACGCAATAATTGGATACAGTATAAAGCAGCGGGAGAACTGGGTATCACTCAACGTCAGATGGGATATAGAATCAAAAAATTTGGTCTTGAGGAACTCGTGGCACGGGAGAGAGCCAGGGCAAGGGTCAATAAAAGGTGA